The DNA sequence agagtgcaaggccattgacataatcaaaatggccgaacctagagaggaaggggaggacgtgaatcccaatgaggaagacctcataggACGTCTCCCAgataagaaggagttccctattgaggacctaaaggaatctgaggctcatatagagaccatagagattcctttaaacctccttctgccattcatgagctctgagaactattcttcctctgaagaggataaagatgtaACTGgaaagcaagttgctcaatatctaggagctatcatgaagctgaatgccaagttgtttggtaatgagacttgggaagatgcacctcccttgctcattagtgaactagatacatgggttcagcaaactttacctcaaaaaaaataagatcctggtaaattcttaataccctgtaccataggcaccatgacctttgagaaggctctgtgtgacttgggcTCAGGCATAAAtgttatgccactctctgtaatggaaaaactagggatctttgaggtacaggctaccacattctcattagagatggcagacaagtcaataagacaagcttatagaATGGTAGAGGATGTGtcagtgaaggttaaaggcctttacatccctgctgatttcataatcttagacactaggaaggataaggatgaatccatcatccttggaagacccttcctagccatagcaagagctgtgattgatgttgacagaggagagctagtccttcaattgaatggggactacctggtgtttaaagctcaaggatttttctctgcaaccatggagaggaagcatgaaaagcttctctcaatacagagtcaaacagagcccctacaatcaaactttaagtttggtgttgggaggccacaaccaaactctaagtttggtgttgaacccccacattcaaattctaagtttgatgttgggaggtcccaacaatgctctgatgatttgtgaggctccatgagagctcactgtcaagctattgacattaaagaagtgcttattgggaggcaacccaatttttatttatctatatttttattgttcttttatgttttattaggttcatgatcatgtggagtcacaaaacaattactaaaattaaaaatagaatcaaaaatagcagaagaaacagcacaccctggaggaagagcttactggcgtttaaacgccagtaaggagcatctggctggcgttcaacgccagaacagagcatgaatctggcgttgaatgccaaaaacaagcagcagtctggcgtttaaacgccaggattacaccctgaggagagctggcgttaaacgccagaaacaagcatggaattggcgtttaacgccataaacaTGCTAcagattggcgttgaacgccaggattgcaccctgaggaaagttggcgtttaacgccagcaacaagcatcaggctggcgttaaacgccagaaacatgctacattttggcgtttaacaccagaaacaagcttcagtctggcgttaaacaccaggattccatgcagagggcattttagacgcctaattggtgcagggatgataaatccttgacacctcaggatctgtggatcccacaagatccccacctaccttcttcctctttctcacaccttttcataacactcttccccaaacatcattcactaatcacctcaatcaccctttcccatcacctcttcaccactcacatccatcatctcttccccataaaccccacctaccttcaaatttagaatctctttcccacccaaacccaccctaaatgaccgaaccccaTTCCCTCTCCCtctactatataaacccctctatccttcttcattttcacacaacacaaccctctcttctcctccttgaCCAAACCCACACATctttccctctcctccatatcttcttcttcttcttctattctttctcttcttttgctcgaggacgagcaacattctaagtttggtgtggtaaaagcatagcttttttgtttttccataaccattgatggcacctaaggccggagaaacctctagaaagaggaaagggaagacaaaagcttccacctccgagtcatgggagatggagagattcatctcaaaagctcaacaagaccacttctatgaagttgtggccaagaagaaggtgatccctgaggtccctttcatgctcaagaaaaatgagtatccggagatccgacatgagatccaaagaagaggttgggaagttcttaccaaccccattcaacaagtcagaatcttaatggttcaagagttctatgccaatgcatggatcactaggaaccatgatcaaagtatgaacccgaatccaaagaattatcttacaatggttcagggaaaatacttagatttcagtccgaaaaatgtaaggttggcattcaacttgcctatgatgcaagaagatgcacgcccctacactagaagggtcaactttgatcaaaggttggaccaagtccttatggacatatgtatggaaggagctcagtggaaaagaaactcaaaaggcaagctggttcaattgagaagactagaCCTTAagtctgtggctagaggatggttggaattcatccaacgctctatcatccccactagaaaccgatccgaagtaactgttgatcgggccatcatgatccatagcatcatgattggagaggaagtagaagttcatgaagtcatctctctagaactctacaaagtagccaaaAAGCCCttcaccttggcaaggctagcttttcctcatcttattcgccatctatgctactcagctggagttgtcatagaaggagatatcctcattgaagaggacaagcccatcactaagaagaggatggagcaaacaagagaggccatccatggatctcaagagacacatgaggaagctcatcatcaagaaatccctgaaatgcctcaagggatgcactttcctccaaacaactattgggaacaactcaacacttctctagaagacttgagttataacatagaccaattaagggtggagcaccaagagcattccatcattctccatgagattagagaagatcaaagagctatgagggaggagcaacaaaggcaaggaagagacatagaggagctcaaggatgccattggtccttcaagaagaagacgccaccatcactaaggtggacttattccttaacttccttgttcttatctctctatttttcgatttttatgatatatgtttgtctatgtttgtgtctttcctATATGAtcagtgtttagtaactatgtcttaaggctatgaataattccatgaatccttcacctctcttaaatgaaaaatgttttcaatacaaaagaataagaagtacatgagtttcaaattcattcttgaaattagtttaattatattgatgtggtgacaatactttttgttttctgaatgaatgcttgaacagtgcatattttttatcttgttgtttatgaatgttaaaattgttagctcttgaaagaatgatgaacaagagaaatgttattgataatctgaaaaatcataaaattgattcttaaagcaagaaaaagcagtgaagaacaaagcttgcgaaaaaaaatataaaagaaaaagaaaaaaaagcaagcagaaaaagccaatagtccttaaaaccaaaaggcaagggtaaaaaggatctaaggctttgagcatcaatggatagaagggcccaaggaaataaaatccaggcctaagtggctaaatcaagctgtcccttaaccatgtgcttgtggcatgcaggtccaagtgaaaagcttgagactgagtggttaaagtcgtgatccaaagcaaaaagattgtgcttaagagctctggacacctctaactggagactttagcaaagctgagtcacaatctgaaaaggttcacacaatcatgtgtctgtggcatttatgtatccggtggtaatactggaaaacaaaatgcttagggccacggccaagactcataaaactagttgtgttcaagaatcaatatacttaactaggagaatcaataacactatctgaactctgagttcctataaatgccaatcattttgaacttcaagggaaaaagtgagatgccaaaactgttcagaagcaaaaagctacaagtcccgctcatctagttagaactaatattcattgatattttgggatttatagtatattctatttttttcatcctatttgattttcagttgtttggggacaagcaaaaatttaagtttggtgttgtgatgagcggataatttatacgctttttggcattatttttaggtagtttctagtaggatctagctacatttagggatgtttttattagtttttatgcaaaattcacatttctggactttactatgagtttgtgtgtttttctatgatttcaggtattttctggttgaaattgagggacctgagcaaaaatctgattcaagatgacaaaggactgctgatgatgttggattctgacctccctgcactcgaaatggattttctggagctacagaactccaaatggcgcgctctcaacggcgttggaaagtagacattcagattTTTTCAGCAAtaaataatagtccatactttgttctagtttagatgatgcaaactggcgttcaacgctagttccatgctgcattctggagtaaaacgccagaaacacgtcacaaaccagagttaaacgccaaaaacacattacaacttggcgtttaactccaagagaagcctctgtacgtgtaaagctcaagctcagcccaagcacacaccaaagtgggtcccggaagtggatttctgcacttagacttatttctgtaaaccatagtagctagtctagcataaataggactttttactattgtattagacatctgggattttacatctttgatcacatttgggggctggccattcagccatgcctgaacctctatcacttatgtatttttaacagtggagtttctacacaccatagattaaggtgtggagctctgttgtacctcgagaattaatgcaattactattgttcttctattcaattcaagcttattcttattctaagatattcgctgcacttcaacctgatggatatgatgatccgtgatactcatcatcatctgtccttatgaacgcgtgcctgacaaccactcctgttctaccttagatcgagcatgtatctcttggattccttaatcaaaatcttcgtggtataagctagaattattggcggccattcttgagaatctggaaagtcaaaaccttgtctgtggtattccgagtaagattcagggattgaatgattgtgacaaacttcaaactcgcgattgttgggcgtagtgacagacgcaaaagaatcaatggattctattccgacatgatcgagaaccgatagatgattagccgtgctgtgacaagagcatttggaccattttcactgagaggatgcgaagtagccattgacaacggtgatgccctacatacagcttgccatggaaaggagtatgaaggattgaaggaaggtagtaggaaagcagagattcaacagggacaaagcatctccatacacttatctgaaatttccaccaatgatttacataagtatctttatctttattttatgttttatttattattattttcgaaaaccattataaccatttgaatcagcctaactgagatttgcaagatgaccatagcttgcttcataccaacaatctctgtgggatcgacccttactcacgtaaggtttattacttggacgacctagtgcacttgctggttagttgtgcgatgttgtgaagaatgtgagtgaaccatagtagtgtgccccaagtttttggagccattactaagAATTGTTCGAGTTATAAAAcgtgtaaatcacaattttgtcTATCATTAAGCCTCATGCCTTGTTGTCGGAGGGAAGCGAACACATTTCTTAGGTCACTTAAGAGGTCCTCAGGTCGGGTGGTCTTTGTGAGGATGCATCCACATATACTTCCACCGTTTTGCTTATGAGGTCGTTGAATATCTTGTTCATTAACCTTTGGTATGTGGTCCCAGCGTTCTTCAGGCCGAACGGCATTATCTTGTAGCAGTATATTTCCCCCGGCGTTATGAACGCTGTTTTCTCTTCATCTGGCCGGTGCATTGGTATCTGATTGTAGCCAGAATAAGCATCCATAAAGCTCAGATACCGATATCCCGCCGCCGCGTCAATGAGCGCATCAATGATGGGcagggggtagcagtccttgggacatgctttgTTAAGGTCGGAGTAatccacgcacattctccattttccATTGTGCTTTCTGACCAGAACTACGTTCGACAGCCAAGTCGAGTAGTCAAGTTCCCGTATAAATCCTACTTCGAGAAGGCTGGTCGTCTACTTGGCCACCTCGTCTGCCCTTTCCTGCGACATTTTCCTTCTCCTCTGGGCCACTGGTTTGACCTCCGCTTTGATGGCCAGACGGTGAGACATGAGCTGGGGATCTATCCTTGGCATGTCGGCTGgcgtccaggcaaagaggtcgccGTTGGCTCTGATCATTTCCATTAGGGGTTCCTTCAACTGGTGCGAGAGGTTTCTATTGATGAAAGTGAACTTCTCCTTGGAGTCGCTGACCCTAAACTTTTCTAATTCCCCTTCCGACTCAGGTCTAGGCTTGTTGTCAACCCAGGTGTCCAAGTTGGCGAGGAATACTCCTGATGCCTCTTTGGATTTTTTCCTCAAGGAGAGACTGGCATTGTCGCAGGTGACTGCCGTTTCTAGGTCTCCCCTTATGGATCCCACAGACCCGTCATCGGTGATGAACTTCATTACCAACATTTTTGTACTGATCACTACCCTAAGATCATTGATGGTCTTTCTCCCCAGGATGACGTTGTAGGCCGTGGAGTCTCGGAGAACCACGAACTCCGCCATTACCGACCTTCTTCCTTGTCCTAGTCCTATGGATGTTGGAAGGGAGATTGTCCCATCAggtttgatgaagtggtcgcccaaGCCAACTACACCGTGCTGGTGCGTCTTTAGATCAGCATCTCGGAGGCCTAGAGCGTCAAAAACATTGCGGAACATGATATTCGAGTCGGCGCCGATGTCTACGAGAATACGCTTAATCAGACTGATTCCCactctggccgtgatgaccatcGGAGGGTTTTCCTCTATCTCATCAAACCATTGGTCGTCTAGACCGAATGATATGGGTGGAGTCCTTTTGACACTTGGCACGAGGCTAGACGATGAGACTGCCAAGACTTTGGCGTCCTTCTTGTGCACCGACTTTGACCTTGGGGCCGGTCTCTTCCGATAACTACATTTACTACCGTGAAACCGTGCTCATGGTCATCGGGCTCGTGACGTCGCTTCACACTGCGGCTCTTGTCCTCTCCCTCTTGGTTCCGATCTCATCTTCTTAGCTCCCTGATGAGATGGGAGAATTCGGCTAGTTTTCCGTCCCGGATCGCTTGTTCCAGCGCATCCTTTAGGTCAAAACAATCCTGGGTCTTGTGTATATAACCCTTGTGGTAATCACAGTAGAGACTCTTGTTCCCCCCGGTTCTGTCCTTCATAGGTCAGGGTTTCGACAGGATCCCCTTCTCAGCTATCTGCTGATAAACTTCTACAATAGGCACCATGAGGGGGGCATAGTTGGTAAACTTTCCCACTCGGTGAAACGGCTTGAATGTCTTGGTTGGTGCTCCATCTTTGGGGTGTTCCTTCAGCCTTTCCCCACTGCCGTGTTGCCGGGGTTGATTGTAGGCGGGCTGCCACTTGTTGGCTGCCACGACTTGACTGACTTCTTCATCGTTGATATATTCCCTAGCCACGCTCTGGATCTCTTGCATCGTCCACACCGGTTTCGTGGTGAGATGCTTCCTGAAATCCTCATTCAGAAGTCTGTTCGTCAGACACAGACTAGCCACCGAGTAGGTTAAGCTGTCAATCTTCAAACACTCATCGTTAAACCGGTCCAAATACTTTCTGGTCGGCTCGCCGGGCCTTTGTGTCACCCCAAATAAGTTGATCGGGTGTTTTGCCTTCGCGATTCTGGTAGTGAACTGGGCCAAGAAAGCGTGGCTAATGTCCGAGAACCTGGCGACAGAACCTTGTGGGAGCCTGTTAAACCACCGTATTGCAGGTCCCGCCAGGTTGACCGGGAAAGCGCGACACTTGACTTCGTCGCCTACCCCCTCCAAATTCATTCTGGCCTCGAAGGCTATTAGGTGCTCCTGTGGGTCTTGAgttccatcgtacctcatgtTCGTCGGTTATCAAAGTGCTTTGGTAGCCGAATTTCGAGGATGGAACGATGGAAGAGGGTTGCACCCATGATCACGGGTCGTCGTGTTCTCCTCGTTCTTTCTCCTCCGTCTTCCCGATCTCGCCCAGCGACACTAGTCCCTCCAGATCAGGCGTATATCAAGGGGTCGTGCCATCTCCTTGGGCGTTCCCGGTCTTCTCGGCTACTTTTAGATTCAGATCTTGGGGTTGGTATGCGCCGGGAGTGACTTCTCTAAGAAGTTCTTCCCCGGCTCTCGGGAGATGGGGAATAGTTTGGGTCAGAGGTTTGTTGATGATGTTTCTGATCTACCAGCTGGCGTTCCAAGTTCTACACCCTATGGCGCAATTCATGCATCATCCTGGCGCTATTGCTGCCAATTCCCCTGAAGGGGCGTCTCTCTTGGGATCGTGAAGACGGCTCGGGTCGTTGCGGAGTGGACCTCGTGCGTCCCCGGGAGGAAGCCACGGAGGCTGCCCCCATTGGATCGGCCTTGCCGCCAGGCTCTATAACACCCGGTATGACGTCCATTTAGTCGGTTCTcatagacggcgccaatgttcggtgtGTTCTCGGGTACCAAATGGGTCGGGAAAGGTTCTCCGGAGTTGAGTGGGATTCGCTTGATTTCGGGTCGTAGAGAGGCTGTGGGGGGAGACGACTTCACGGGTTCTTCGCGTACAGGAGAGGGTGTCACCTGCAAAAATACTCTAACGCTCAAGTCAGTTAGGTGTGCAGGCTAGAAAAGTATGGAATATTGttagtgacgtaccttggggggaggggtaggaccctccccttatatactcTATCAATAGGGCGGGCCCCACAAGAAGAGGTCCCCTTCTTGAAAAGTTCCTTTCACACAGCTGTCATATAGTTGGTGACGTGGGTGTACTCGAATCGCAGTCTAAACGGGTCATGTATGCGAACCCGATCGAGGAGGTCGGGTTGCCTACGGGCCGGGTCGGCCTAGGTGCTAGCTGTGCTGGGTCGTAacacttatatttatatattttttattaaaacaaaaaattaaaaataaattaaaatataaacaaaaaaaatctagagaaaagaaaaaaatcataaatagtaatttattgatcaataataaatttttaaatctcGCGTTATGTATATAGTAATTTGTtgatcaataataaatttttaaataaaatttagtattataGCGGGTTAGTTACCTTAAAAAGTACGGTAAAAAACCAAAAcacaagaaaaaacaaaataataatatgtgtgttgtaaaataaataaaagatatattaaatataaaataaatatgtataaatagaagactctattattaatataattagctcaataatatttatatatatataataatattatatgttgtattgtgtatatatatacaaagatagaaagaagtattaaaaataaagagagagagaattgcatttgtttattgttactatctcaatataataaagatgattaatattgctattaatattatatgtaaagagtaatagaaaatagaatttaaaatacttataaaataaaagaagagaaagaattgtagtagaaatataaggagaagagtatttgattgtaACATAAAGAGAGAATAGATTTCTTATTACTTGCTTTTCATTGTACGTATTACTTCATATCAAGTTCTTATTTATAGGCAAACACATGGCATCATTTTTAAACATTATTTAATAAGATTCTCTTTGAAAACCTGAGACTTGTGGAAAATGGGAATCCACCTCAGGcaatcttatcacaacactccccttggatgaccatttaggattattgcctcattaaaaccttactaaaggaaaaccctgtgggaaaaaccttagtgaaggaaaaagagtacaatatcctttatgatggggactgcctcattaaaaaccttgtcaagaaaaatccaatggaaaaaaaacctgacaaaggaaaaaagagtacagtctccccctcttgctgacattatttaatgtctcgaaatcggcgcatcccaatctcatgtaccaatctttcaaaggaggattttgggagtgactttgtaaataaatctgccagattgtcacttgagcggatctgttggacatcaattgtcccttgattttgaagatcatgagtgaagaagaatttggaagaaatatgctttgttctatcacctttgatgtatccacccttaagttgagcaatgcatgctgtattatcttcaaacaagacagttggagctatcatatgatcaatcagtccacatgatgatagaatatattggatcaaactcctgagccaaaaatactcgcgactagcttcatgtatcgcaagtatttcagcatgattagaggaggttgtagcaatcgtctgtttctggacctccatgatatagctgttccaccatatgtaaacagatatcctgtttgagatctccctttatgtggatcagacaagtatccggcatctgcatagccaactagttgtgacttggatccgtaGGGATAaagcaatcccatatcaaccgttccatgaagatatcgaaagatttgcttgattccactccaatgtcttctggttggagaggaactataccttgctagtaaattcaccgcgaatgatatgtcaggtcgtgtattattagcaagatacattag is a window from the Arachis hypogaea cultivar Tifrunner chromosome 1, arahy.Tifrunner.gnm2.J5K5, whole genome shotgun sequence genome containing:
- the LOC140183697 gene encoding uncharacterized protein — protein: MVITARVGISLIKRILVDIGADSNIMFRNVFDALGLRDADLKTHQHGVVGLGDHFIKPDGTISLPTSIGLGQGRRSVMAEFVVLRDSTAYNVILGRKTINDLRVVISTKMLVMKFITDDGSVGSIRGDLETAVTCDNASLSLRKKSKEASGVFLANLDTWVDNKPRPESEGELEKFRVSDSKEKFTFINRNLSHQLKEPLMEMIRANGDLFAWTPADMPRIDPQLMSHRLAIKAEVKPVAQRRRKMSQERADEVAK